The following coding sequences are from one uncultured Desulfobacter sp. window:
- a CDS encoding MBL fold metallo-hydrolase — translation MVDVEFLGAAGEVTGSMHMLDTGIDKILLDCGMFQGRRKESREKNENFKIDRSRITTMVLSHAHIDHSGRIPLLTKDGFSGRIVTTRPTKDALEYMLLDSGHIQESDALYLNYKALRGFLYQVEQSKTQQQISNKERARVKKLLKKGPHELDVEAITAMQKEYGLDMVTPLYTQEDAADSLSFIDGYPFGSEVTIGKGITVKFYVAGHILGSAFSLITVTPENGGNPLKILFTGDIGRFDKPILRNPTLEFDEADRDIDLMIVESTYGDREHTPVADLSCSLKDTLSRTIERGGALLIPSFAFGRTQELIYILHQLYESGAVPKVPVYVDSPLASNITKVFGEHPETYDKETHKIFLEKGINPFYFKDIKFVESVEESMRVTQDDTPHVLISASGMCEAGRILHHLRYKIHNPKHTILIVGYMAQHTLGRRIEELGMQERQAGDKAPEVKILGKSYPLRAHVEKIGGFSAHADRHELMRVVAESNLRVKDIAVVHGETEQSAAFAQRLKDKGYNAFVPKPGDRFKLS, via the coding sequence ATGGTTGATGTTGAATTTTTGGGGGCGGCAGGAGAGGTGACCGGGTCCATGCATATGCTGGACACAGGCATTGATAAGATTTTACTGGACTGCGGTATGTTCCAGGGCCGGAGAAAGGAGAGCCGGGAAAAAAATGAGAATTTTAAAATAGACCGGTCCCGGATCACAACCATGGTCCTGTCCCATGCCCATATTGACCATTCCGGCCGGATTCCGCTGTTGACAAAAGATGGCTTTTCCGGACGCATTGTCACCACCCGGCCGACCAAAGACGCTTTGGAATACATGCTTCTGGATTCAGGACATATCCAGGAATCTGATGCATTGTATCTGAACTATAAAGCCCTTCGCGGGTTTCTATATCAGGTGGAGCAGTCCAAAACACAGCAGCAGATTTCCAACAAGGAGAGAGCCAGGGTTAAAAAGCTGCTGAAAAAAGGGCCCCATGAACTGGATGTGGAGGCCATTACCGCAATGCAAAAGGAGTACGGCCTTGACATGGTGACACCGCTGTATACCCAGGAGGATGCAGCGGATTCCCTCTCGTTTATTGATGGATACCCCTTTGGTTCTGAAGTGACCATCGGGAAGGGCATCACCGTAAAGTTTTACGTGGCCGGCCATATTCTGGGCTCTGCCTTTTCTTTGATTACCGTAACGCCCGAAAACGGCGGTAACCCCCTTAAAATCCTTTTTACCGGCGATATCGGCCGGTTTGACAAACCGATTTTAAGAAACCCCACCCTGGAATTTGATGAAGCGGACCGGGATATTGATCTGATGATCGTTGAAAGCACTTACGGGGATCGCGAACATACCCCGGTGGCGGATCTTTCATGCAGTCTGAAAGATACCCTGAGCCGGACCATTGAACGGGGGGGCGCTCTTTTGATTCCGTCTTTTGCCTTTGGCAGAACCCAGGAACTTATTTATATCCTTCACCAGTTATATGAATCCGGTGCTGTGCCCAAAGTGCCTGTTTATGTGGACAGTCCCCTGGCATCAAATATCACAAAGGTTTTTGGGGAACATCCTGAAACCTATGATAAGGAAACCCATAAAATTTTTCTGGAAAAGGGGATCAATCCTTTTTATTTTAAGGACATCAAGTTTGTTGAGTCGGTGGAAGAATCCATGCGCGTCACCCAGGACGATACCCCCCATGTACTGATTTCGGCATCGGGTATGTGTGAGGCCGGCCGCATCCTTCACCACCTGCGTTATAAAATCCACAATCCAAAACACACCATTCTTATTGTGGGGTATATGGCACAGCACACCCTGGGGCGGCGTATTGAAGAACTCGGCATGCAGGAACGCCAAGCCGGAGACAAGGCGCCTGAAGTCAAAATTCTGGGGAAATCCTATCCCCTGCGGGCCCATGTGGAAAAAATCGGCGGGTTTTCCGCCCATGCAGACCGCCATGAGCTGATGCGGGTGGTTGCCGAATCGAATCTTCGGGTGAAAGATATTGCCGTTGTCCACGGTGAAACCGAACAGAGTGCGGCTTTTGCCCAACGCCTAAAAGACAAAGGATACAATGCCTTTGTCCCAAAACCCGGGGACCGGTTTAAATTGTCGTGA
- the fliJ gene encoding flagellar export protein FliJ: protein MKKFQFRLQSLLRYKRHLEQVAKQEMARAVADVLACEQRIIQLQNEKISATDQLDRLVEKGIGAGQFNRYRQFITGTDQTIILEHNRKTELETILDQKREALKQRTIDKKSLERLREKQEREYTHEMLREEQKGLDEIASLKTAREVNNGRI from the coding sequence ATGAAAAAATTCCAGTTCAGACTGCAAAGCCTTCTAAGATACAAACGTCATCTTGAGCAGGTGGCCAAGCAGGAGATGGCCCGGGCCGTGGCAGATGTCCTGGCCTGTGAACAGCGCATCATCCAGTTGCAAAACGAAAAAATTTCGGCGACGGACCAGCTTGATCGCCTGGTGGAAAAGGGGATAGGTGCAGGCCAGTTCAACCGGTACAGACAATTCATTACGGGCACAGATCAAACCATCATTTTAGAACACAACAGAAAAACCGAACTTGAAACAATTCTTGATCAAAAACGGGAAGCCTTGAAACAACGAACCATTGACAAAAAGTCATTGGAGCGGCTGCGGGAAAAACAGGAGCGGGAATATACCCATGAGATGCTCCGGGAGGAGCAGAAGGGCCTGGATGAAATTGCATCCTTGAAGACAGCCAGGGAGGTGAACAATGGACGCATTTAA
- a CDS encoding FliI/YscN family ATPase — protein MMDDLIEKVNFSVYADAVEKVKTVTPEGRVSQVIGLIAEGDSLGLGVGGVCRIINDDGMAVMAEVVGFRQEKALFMPFGDIRGISMGSRIVPVASSPMVPVGDDMLGRVLDGMGNPIDKKGPISGSASYYLYGKPLGPLERKMIKEPLDVGIGAINSMITLGRGQRVAIMAGSGVGKSVLMGMMTKHTNADVVVIGLIGERGREVKDFVEETLGEEGLKRAVLVAATSDSPPLTRMRGAYLATTIAEYFRDQGKDVLLMLDSITRFAMSSRDVGLAAGEPPTTRGYTPSFFVQIPILLERPGVLESGGSITGIYTVLVEGDDMNDPVGDTVRSITDGHIVLSRDLANRGHYPAIDVMASVSRVMRDVSNPDHMALRDKAVNIMASYRNAEDMITIGAYVDGSDPDVDQARKLMPGINRLLRQQIGQKMDMQASVAGLRRAMGVKGAPPEPKKGKA, from the coding sequence ATGATGGACGATCTCATTGAAAAAGTAAATTTCAGCGTCTATGCCGATGCGGTGGAAAAGGTCAAAACCGTGACGCCCGAAGGCCGGGTCTCCCAGGTGATCGGCCTGATCGCCGAAGGGGATAGTTTAGGTCTTGGTGTGGGCGGCGTGTGCCGGATTATCAATGACGACGGCATGGCCGTGATGGCCGAAGTGGTGGGATTCCGGCAGGAAAAAGCGTTGTTTATGCCCTTTGGTGACATCCGGGGGATCAGCATGGGCAGCCGGATTGTGCCGGTGGCCTCGTCCCCCATGGTACCGGTGGGAGATGACATGCTTGGTCGGGTGCTGGACGGCATGGGAAATCCCATTGACAAAAAGGGCCCCATTTCTGGGTCCGCCTCCTATTATCTGTATGGCAAGCCCCTGGGGCCCCTGGAGCGAAAAATGATCAAAGAGCCCCTGGATGTAGGCATCGGGGCCATCAACTCCATGATCACCCTGGGCCGGGGTCAGCGGGTGGCCATCATGGCCGGTTCCGGGGTGGGTAAAAGTGTGCTCATGGGCATGATGACCAAACACACCAATGCTGATGTGGTGGTGATCGGGCTGATCGGAGAACGGGGCCGGGAGGTCAAGGATTTTGTGGAAGAGACGTTGGGAGAAGAGGGCCTCAAGCGGGCGGTCCTCGTGGCGGCCACATCGGATTCCCCGCCCCTGACCCGCATGCGCGGGGCCTATCTGGCCACCACCATTGCCGAATACTTCAGGGACCAGGGCAAGGATGTACTGCTCATGCTTGATTCCATTACCCGGTTTGCCATGTCCTCCAGGGATGTGGGACTGGCAGCCGGAGAACCGCCCACCACCCGCGGCTATACCCCCTCGTTTTTTGTGCAGATTCCCATTCTTTTAGAGCGCCCCGGCGTCCTTGAAAGCGGCGGTTCCATCACGGGCATCTACACGGTTCTGGTGGAGGGTGACGACATGAATGATCCCGTGGGCGATACCGTACGTTCCATAACCGACGGGCATATTGTACTCTCCAGAGACCTTGCCAATCGCGGACACTACCCGGCCATTGATGTCATGGCCAGTGTTTCCAGGGTCATGCGGGATGTCAGCAATCCCGACCATATGGCCCTGCGGGACAAAGCCGTCAATATCATGGCATCCTACCGCAATGCCGAGGATATGATCACCATCGGTGCGTATGTGGACGGATCAGATCCCGATGTGGACCAGGCCAGAAAACTGATGCCCGGCATCAACCGGCTGCTGCGCCAGCAAATCGGCCAAAAAATGGATATGCAGGCCAGTGTCGCCGGCCTGAGAAGAGCAATGGGCGTCAAGGGCGCACCCCCTGAACCCAAAAAGGGCAAGGCATAG
- a CDS encoding FliH/SctL family protein, whose translation MSLSDQEAHNQETSDTSLPEEDGFKAIDVGTLENFDEEVSQKQPDAEPDFDRFKLLFDPLEVEKEEGGFEALYKVTRQLKKELFEPLIQGADVEDPNAKHDDESLEDALDTETAEEGPTPEEQGFAKGYEQGMAQGLEKGRADGHAKGYEDGMKKGREEGFKQGQTDGFAKGEAEGLEKGTAEGQAAGKQEVVLEMEQVLDPFRQALETADQMLEKMLARYETQLVDLVCQIAEKVVMAKLDSDDSVIKHTILDALSQLASPEGITLSVAEDDYEYVEMVKEAFFEAVNSLVHITVNTDAMIPKGGCRIESAGATIATDPESKLKAVYNAIAQAKE comes from the coding sequence ATGTCCTTGTCTGATCAAGAAGCACATAACCAAGAAACGTCTGACACGTCTTTGCCGGAAGAGGATGGATTCAAGGCCATTGATGTGGGCACCCTTGAAAATTTTGACGAGGAGGTATCACAAAAACAACCCGATGCCGAGCCTGATTTTGACCGCTTCAAACTCTTGTTTGATCCCCTGGAGGTTGAAAAAGAGGAGGGCGGATTCGAGGCCCTTTATAAAGTCACCAGACAACTTAAAAAAGAGTTGTTCGAACCATTGATCCAGGGCGCGGATGTAGAAGACCCCAATGCGAAACATGATGATGAATCCCTAGAGGACGCCCTGGATACCGAAACAGCCGAAGAAGGCCCCACCCCCGAAGAGCAGGGGTTTGCCAAAGGGTATGAACAGGGCATGGCCCAGGGGCTGGAAAAAGGCCGGGCCGACGGCCATGCCAAGGGCTATGAAGACGGGATGAAAAAAGGCCGGGAAGAGGGATTTAAACAGGGACAGACCGACGGATTTGCCAAGGGCGAGGCAGAAGGGCTTGAAAAGGGGACGGCGGAAGGTCAAGCGGCCGGGAAGCAGGAAGTTGTCCTGGAGATGGAGCAGGTCCTTGACCCTTTCCGCCAGGCCCTGGAAACCGCAGATCAGATGCTGGAAAAGATGCTGGCACGGTATGAAACCCAGCTGGTTGACCTGGTCTGCCAAATTGCCGAAAAGGTCGTAATGGCCAAGCTGGACTCGGACGACAGCGTGATCAAGCATACCATCCTGGACGCATTATCCCAGCTGGCCTCCCCGGAGGGAATTACCCTGAGTGTGGCCGAAGACGACTATGAATATGTGGAGATGGTTAAAGAGGCTTTTTTTGAAGCTGTCAATTCCCTGGTCCATATTACGGTGAATACGGACGCCATGATTCCCAAGGGGGGCTGCCGCATTGAAAGTGCCGGTGCCACCATTGCCACAGATCCCGAGTCCAAACTTAAGGCGGTATACAACGCCATTGCCCAGGCAAAAGAGTAG
- the fliG gene encoding flagellar motor switch protein FliG, with translation MVQSIDPENLNGCQKAAIFLMYMGEDYATQVFSKMKEQEIAEIAFEMSKIEQITPELLKVVCADFNVVYEGEAKMIIEGDSFIKSVVTKTLKDKQAKAILDDLEKKKQAKPFIWSRNVNTGTLSTYIEGEHPQTIAMILAHMPAEISSEIMMNLPDELKGDISMRIARLGQISEDVVRDVDKALKYELSGAVGPGGKAGGLEVLVDIINGVDKSTEDAVMEYVEEDDAEMANEIRKLMFVFEDLTNVDDAAMREILKKVEGQQLTFALKTATEDMKSKIFANLSQRAGEMLKDDLDAMGPVRLAEVEEAQQAVVRAAKELEADGTITLGKGKDDVLV, from the coding sequence ATGGTCCAATCAATTGATCCGGAAAATTTAAACGGTTGTCAAAAGGCGGCAATATTTCTCATGTACATGGGAGAAGATTATGCAACCCAGGTGTTTTCAAAAATGAAAGAACAGGAGATCGCGGAAATCGCCTTTGAAATGTCCAAAATCGAACAGATTACGCCTGAATTACTCAAGGTTGTATGTGCGGATTTCAATGTCGTCTATGAAGGAGAGGCCAAGATGATCATTGAAGGGGACTCCTTTATTAAAAGTGTGGTGACCAAGACACTGAAGGACAAGCAGGCCAAAGCCATCCTGGACGATTTGGAAAAAAAGAAACAGGCCAAGCCGTTCATATGGAGCCGGAATGTCAATACGGGCACTTTATCTACATATATTGAAGGTGAACACCCCCAGACCATTGCCATGATCCTGGCCCATATGCCGGCGGAGATCTCCTCGGAAATCATGATGAATCTGCCCGATGAACTCAAAGGCGATATCTCCATGAGAATCGCAAGGCTGGGCCAAATCTCCGAAGACGTTGTCAGGGATGTTGACAAGGCGTTGAAATATGAACTCAGCGGTGCAGTGGGCCCAGGCGGCAAGGCCGGCGGCCTGGAAGTGCTGGTGGACATCATCAATGGTGTGGACAAATCCACCGAAGATGCAGTGATGGAATATGTTGAAGAAGATGATGCGGAAATGGCCAATGAGATCCGCAAGCTCATGTTTGTATTTGAAGATTTGACCAATGTGGATGATGCGGCCATGAGAGAAATCCTCAAGAAGGTTGAAGGTCAGCAGCTCACCTTTGCCTTGAAGACCGCCACCGAAGACATGAAGTCCAAAATTTTCGCCAACCTGTCCCAGCGGGCGGGTGAAATGCTCAAGGACGATCTGGATGCCATGGGTCCTGTCCGGCTGGCAGAGGTGGAAGAGGCCCAGCAGGCAGTGGTCAGGGCAGCCAAAGAGCTTGAGGCCGACGGCACCATAACCTTAGGTAAAGGAAAGGATGATGTCCTTGTCTGA
- the fliF gene encoding flagellar basal-body MS-ring/collar protein FliF, with protein sequence MNPVAEKIITMVKEMSMVRKLLLGGLVLAVVAGFITMFVWANQTPYKVAYSGLSQEDAAAVVEMLKTSQTPYRLTGDGTTIMVPDNMVYDVRLTMAKEGIPKGSGVGYEIFDKNEFGTTEFVQKINKKRALQGELARTIAAFEAVKNAKVMIVMPKESVFVEETKQPSASILLELVADLEKEEVAAIAHLVASSVQDLTPKLVTIVDTAGRILFEGKSEAEQARIDAENLADAQYQYKVRFEENLTRRIQTMLERIVGAEKAIVRVTSEMDFSKNNMNEEIYDPFERGGEFIRSRKNRAEKVVQLNEEIGIPSSVNPITDEDQTGDQTQERINKSDDTVNYEISRRVRETQKPMAELTRLSVAAVIDGKYEFQTDDNGDTKRVYMPRSAEEMLQFESIVTRAMGYNEERNDQVSMECFPFASIDDMEGAQEKLTGWRMVQKEYGRLIANLLLVFVLFLFIIRPIIKTVRDIKVTVEQEALPSPEELAQIEAEEKEPAFVEMDAAQQREFLEMMSEDQKEEFIQKMTAAERSAYVANMSDQERARYYAEKDLNRTVNIIKGWISEIEEEEEG encoded by the coding sequence ATGAATCCGGTAGCTGAAAAAATCATCACCATGGTCAAAGAGATGAGCATGGTCCGTAAACTCCTTCTGGGCGGTCTGGTCCTGGCGGTGGTGGCAGGATTTATCACCATGTTTGTATGGGCCAATCAAACCCCCTATAAGGTCGCATATTCCGGGCTGAGCCAGGAAGATGCCGCCGCTGTCGTGGAAATGTTAAAAACCTCCCAGACACCCTATCGCCTGACCGGTGACGGGACCACCATTATGGTGCCCGATAACATGGTATATGATGTCCGGTTGACCATGGCCAAGGAGGGGATTCCCAAAGGCAGTGGCGTGGGATACGAAATTTTTGATAAAAACGAGTTCGGCACCACCGAATTTGTCCAGAAAATAAATAAGAAGCGGGCGCTTCAGGGGGAACTTGCACGGACCATTGCAGCATTTGAAGCGGTGAAAAACGCCAAGGTTATGATTGTGATGCCCAAGGAGTCGGTGTTTGTGGAAGAGACCAAACAGCCGTCGGCATCCATTCTGCTGGAACTGGTCGCGGACCTAGAAAAAGAGGAAGTGGCGGCCATCGCACATCTGGTGGCCTCTTCGGTCCAGGACCTGACCCCGAAACTGGTCACCATTGTGGATACGGCTGGCCGGATTCTGTTTGAGGGCAAATCCGAAGCAGAGCAGGCACGCATTGATGCCGAAAATCTCGCGGACGCCCAGTATCAGTATAAGGTGCGGTTTGAAGAGAACCTGACGCGCCGAATCCAGACCATGCTTGAGCGCATCGTGGGTGCGGAAAAAGCCATCGTCCGGGTCACTTCGGAGATGGATTTCTCCAAAAACAACATGAATGAAGAGATTTATGATCCCTTTGAGCGGGGCGGGGAATTCATCCGCAGCCGAAAAAACAGAGCCGAAAAAGTAGTCCAGCTCAATGAAGAGATCGGTATCCCCTCATCGGTCAACCCCATCACAGATGAAGATCAAACCGGCGATCAAACCCAGGAACGAATCAACAAAAGCGATGACACGGTCAATTACGAAATCAGCCGCCGGGTCAGGGAGACCCAGAAACCCATGGCGGAACTGACAAGGCTTTCGGTTGCCGCTGTGATTGACGGTAAGTACGAGTTCCAGACAGACGACAACGGCGATACCAAACGGGTATATATGCCCAGATCCGCCGAGGAGATGCTGCAGTTTGAAAGTATTGTCACCCGGGCCATGGGGTACAATGAAGAGCGCAATGACCAGGTTTCCATGGAGTGCTTTCCCTTTGCGTCCATCGACGATATGGAGGGCGCCCAGGAAAAACTTACCGGCTGGCGCATGGTCCAGAAGGAGTACGGGCGTCTCATTGCCAACTTACTGCTGGTCTTTGTATTATTCTTGTTCATCATCCGGCCGATCATCAAAACGGTTCGCGACATCAAGGTTACCGTGGAGCAAGAAGCATTACCCTCACCCGAAGAACTTGCCCAGATTGAGGCAGAGGAAAAAGAGCCGGCCTTTGTTGAGATGGATGCGGCTCAGCAGCGTGAATTTTTAGAAATGATGAGCGAAGATCAAAAAGAAGAGTTCATCCAGAAAATGACCGCAGCCGAGCGGTCTGCATACGTAGCCAATATGAGTGACCAGGAAAGGGCCCGATATTATGCGGAAAAAGACCTGAACAGGACCGTGAATATCATTAAGGGATGGATCAGTGAGATAGAGGAAGAAGAGGAGGGTTAA
- the fliE gene encoding flagellar hook-basal body complex protein FliE, whose protein sequence is MDKINAQIPGKLSLYREPVANVAAKRSPEFMERLESAVLEVNNNQHVADDSVEAVIEGRLGIHEGMMALGKASTSLKVLAQVRNKAMKAYEEIMRMQV, encoded by the coding sequence ATGGACAAGATAAACGCACAAATTCCCGGCAAACTCTCCCTATACAGGGAGCCCGTGGCGAACGTGGCAGCCAAACGAAGCCCTGAATTTATGGAACGTCTGGAATCTGCGGTCCTGGAAGTCAACAATAATCAGCATGTGGCGGATGATTCTGTGGAAGCCGTCATTGAAGGCAGACTTGGTATTCATGAAGGTATGATGGCCCTGGGCAAAGCCTCCACATCCCTTAAAGTGCTGGCACAGGTCAGAAACAAGGCCATGAAGGCCTATGAAGAAATCATGCGTATGCAGGTATAA
- the flgC gene encoding flagellar basal body rod protein FlgC: MDLMNASKISGTALAAHRMKLNVIAENLANVDTTNSEEGGPYRRKMVVFKGEHIDSFESVVQKKIRKDQSGQIELSPIEFEDEKKPDNGTGVKVDQIVRSQEDFHLVYNPAHPDADPDTGYVKMPNVDHLTEISDMMVARRSYEASVTALSTTKNMVSKALEIGK; encoded by the coding sequence ATGGATTTAATGAACGCATCAAAAATCAGCGGCACCGCCCTTGCGGCCCATCGCATGAAACTCAACGTCATTGCTGAAAACCTGGCCAATGTGGATACCACCAACAGCGAAGAGGGTGGGCCCTATCGCAGAAAAATGGTGGTTTTTAAAGGCGAGCACATCGACTCCTTTGAAAGTGTGGTGCAAAAAAAGATCCGAAAGGATCAGTCCGGCCAGATTGAACTGTCCCCCATTGAATTTGAAGATGAAAAAAAACCGGATAACGGCACGGGGGTCAAGGTGGATCAAATTGTCAGGTCCCAGGAAGATTTTCATCTGGTATACAACCCGGCCCATCCCGATGCCGATCCGGACACAGGCTATGTAAAGATGCCCAACGTGGATCATTTAACCGAAATCTCAGACATGATGGTGGCCCGGCGCAGTTATGAAGCCAGTGTCACAGCGCTTTCCACCACCAAAAACATGGTCAGCAAAGCCCTTGAGATAGGTAAATAA
- the flgB gene encoding flagellar basal body rod protein FlgB, whose translation MADSRIFGHTYEMIGKSLEVSSRRHNMIAGNIANMDTIGYTPSDIDFQSALNRAMSEPEPDYLGKTNEKHLPGNVEGSPGQINGMASEDVDIYHLDSVNIDTEMMNLMENNVKFRSTAEMLLRKMTILNYAIDEGGK comes from the coding sequence ATGGCCGATTCAAGAATTTTCGGGCACACTTACGAGATGATCGGAAAAAGTTTAGAGGTCTCAAGCCGGCGGCATAACATGATCGCAGGCAATATCGCCAACATGGATACCATCGGATATACGCCCAGCGATATAGATTTTCAAAGTGCGCTCAACCGGGCCATGTCTGAACCGGAACCCGATTATCTGGGCAAAACCAATGAGAAACATCTACCCGGCAACGTTGAAGGGTCACCCGGACAAATTAACGGCATGGCCAGCGAAGATGTGGACATCTACCACCTGGATTCGGTGAACATTGATACGGAGATGATGAATCTGATGGAGAACAATGTGAAATTCAGATCCACGGCCGAGATGCTGCTGCGAAAAATGACCATACTCAACTATGCCATTGATGAAGGAGGAAAATAA
- a CDS encoding sigma-54 dependent transcriptional regulator: MSGQRLFLIIENPKERMTYTDLLEGMGFLVDAVPEGSDALTHLLSQKPAVVVADDGTPGFSALDFLKQAADSDAGIPKTIILTQDPVMEYAVSLIQHGAMDYLIKPVDPRQLELSVKKSLAASIASVPPEKEKPVQHKAVQIITKDPGMEKLLKLAARVADSSASVLIQGESGTGKELLARFLHEKSTRCHQPFIAINCAALPENLLESELFGHEKGAFTGALAKKAGKFELADKGTLFLDEITEMQFHLQSKLLRVLQEKVVDRVGGTQPVDVDVRVIATTNRDAKDAVETQAFREDLFYRLNTIPLIIPPLRDRRRDIAPLCDFFIEKYCRIDARSVKGLTDQALSVLVNHPFPGNVRELENVIHRAVLLAETDRITPPDLLMDDGAGLHYTDDDPEVKSPGAEDFNPGSLKEMEQKMIFKTLDRTEGNRTHAAKILGISVRTLRNKLNEYKTPL; encoded by the coding sequence ATGTCTGGACAACGACTATTTCTCATCATTGAAAATCCCAAAGAGCGCATGACCTATACCGACCTGCTGGAAGGGATGGGTTTTCTGGTTGATGCCGTCCCCGAAGGCTCGGATGCCCTCACCCACCTGCTCTCCCAAAAACCTGCAGTGGTTGTGGCCGACGATGGTACGCCGGGATTCTCAGCATTGGATTTTCTTAAACAGGCAGCCGATTCCGACGCCGGGATCCCCAAAACCATTATCCTTACCCAGGACCCTGTGATGGAATATGCCGTCAGTCTCATACAGCACGGTGCCATGGACTATCTGATCAAACCCGTCGACCCACGGCAGCTTGAACTCAGTGTTAAAAAATCGTTGGCTGCATCCATTGCCTCCGTACCCCCGGAAAAAGAGAAACCAGTCCAGCATAAAGCGGTTCAGATTATCACCAAAGATCCCGGAATGGAGAAACTGCTCAAGCTTGCCGCCCGGGTGGCGGATTCGTCTGCATCGGTGCTCATCCAGGGCGAAAGCGGCACGGGCAAGGAACTGCTTGCAAGATTTTTACACGAAAAAAGCACCCGTTGTCATCAGCCGTTTATCGCCATCAACTGCGCCGCCCTGCCGGAAAATCTTTTGGAAAGCGAATTGTTCGGCCATGAAAAAGGTGCCTTTACCGGTGCATTGGCAAAAAAAGCGGGCAAGTTTGAACTGGCAGACAAGGGCACACTGTTTCTGGACGAAATTACGGAGATGCAGTTTCACCTTCAATCCAAACTCCTGCGTGTGCTCCAGGAAAAGGTCGTAGACCGGGTGGGCGGCACCCAGCCCGTGGATGTGGATGTCCGTGTCATCGCCACCACCAACCGGGATGCCAAGGACGCCGTGGAAACCCAGGCCTTCCGGGAGGATCTGTTTTACCGCCTGAACACCATTCCGCTAATCATCCCCCCCTTGCGTGACCGCCGTCGGGACATTGCGCCCCTGTGCGATTTTTTCATAGAAAAATACTGCAGGATTGACGCAAGGTCTGTCAAAGGATTGACAGATCAGGCCCTTTCCGTGCTGGTGAACCACCCCTTTCCCGGCAATGTCCGGGAACTTGAAAATGTGATCCACCGTGCCGTACTCCTTGCTGAAACCGATAGGATTACCCCGCCTGATCTCCTCATGGATGATGGAGCAGGCCTCCACTATACGGATGATGACCCAGAGGTGAAATCCCCCGGTGCTGAAGACTTTAACCCAGGATCGCTAAAAGAGATGGAACAGAAAATGATTTTCAAAACACTGGACCGGACCGAGGGAAACCGAACCCATGCCGCAAAAATTCTGGGGATCAGTGTCAGGACGCTTCGCAACAAACTGAACGAATACAAAACGCCTCTCTGA